CGGTAGCAAGCCTCGAACGACGGCTCAAGGCTCTGGAGGATCGCCCGGCACCGGCTGTGTCCACCGGGACGGCCGCACCCGCACCGACGGTCGATCTTGAACCGCTCAATCGTGAGATCACCGCTCTGAAGGCGGCGATGACTGCCCTCAATCAGCCCCGCCCGCCCACTCCGACCGCTGCCATCGATCCTGCACTTGTCGACCAGCGCATTCGGGCGGCTATCCAGCCGCAGACCGATCGCATCGGCGTCCTGGACGGTCGTCTTCAAGGGACAAACGCGGATCTGAAGGCGCTAGCGGACAATCTCCAGGCGCTCGGTGCGAAGATCGCTGTGCTGGACGCAGCGCGGGGTCAGGGTGACGCCCTCGGCCAGAAGGCGGCGCTCGTCGTCGGTCTGCAACTGCTGCGCTCGGCGGCTGACCGTGGCGGCCCCTATGGTTCGGAACTGGCGGCCGCCAAGGCGCTCGGTGCAGACACCACAGCCCTGCAGCCTCTCGAAGCCGCTGCGGCGACCGGACTTGCGACGCGTGACGCATTGGCAATGCGATTTGCAACGCTCGCACCGGCCATCCAGCGCGCCGGCACGCCCGCGCCGGAAGGCGGGGTCATCGACCGCCTGACAGCAAGCGCCCAGTCACTGGTGCGCGTCCGACCCGTGGGGGAGACCTCTGGTGACGATGTCGGCGCCGTGGTTGGACGCGTCCAAGCCAAGCTGGCGCGCAATGACCTTGCCGGCGCCATCGCGGATGCCGACAGGCTACCCGCTGCAGCCAAGGCCCTGGCCCAGGGTTGGCTGACCGAGGCCGGTGCCCGCCTCGCCGCCGACACCGCCTTGCAACGCACGACAGCTCAGGCGCTTACCGCGCTTGGCACCCGCTAGGAGCAGACGGATGATTCGCGTTGTTCTGTTTCTGGTTCTCCTCGCCTTTCTGGCGACCGGCGCGGCCTGGATCGCCGATCAGCCTGGCACCGTGACCATGGTCTGGCTCGGCCGGCAGATCGAGTTCGAGGTCCTCACCGGCGTCATCGGACTTGTCCTGCTCGCAGCCGCCATCATGGCAGCAATCGGCATTCTGAAATGGTTGATTGCCAGTCCGGCGGTCGCCGCCCGCTCGATGGAACGCCGTCGGGCTGCCAAGGGTCAGGACGCGATCACCCGTGGGATCGTCGCCATCGGCGCCGGCGACCGTCGTTCTGCCGAGAAATTTGCAGCCGAGGCCGAGAAGCTCGCGCCGGCCGCCCCGCTCACTCTGCTCTTGCGCGCCCAAACAGCTCAGCTCGCGGGCGACCGCCCCGGCGCCGAGGCTGCCTTCCGCGCCATGATCGACAAGCCCGAGACGCGCGTTCTCGGTCTGCGCGGCCTCTATGTCGAGGCACAGCGGCGGTCAGATACCGCAGCGGCTCGTGCCATTGCCGACGAGGCCGTCAAGGCCTCCGCCACGGCCGGCTGGGCCGCGCAGGCCGTGCTTGAAGACCAGGGACGATCGGGAGATTGGGACGGCGCGCTCACCAGCCTGGAGCGCCAATATGCGGCCCGCGTGATCGACAAGGACACAGCCAAGCGCCGTCGTGCCGTTCTGCTCACGGCTAAGGCCACCATGCTGGTCGACCATGATCCGGCCATGGCGAAGGCACTCGCCATTGAAGCCAATGGCCTTGCCTCTGATCTGGTTCCGGCAGCAACCTTGGCTGGACGGCTGCTGGCCGCCGATGGCGACACGCGGAAAGCCTCGCGCCTGCTGGAAGCGGCATGGAAGCTGTCGCCTCATCCCGATCTCGCCGAGACCTATGCGATCGCCCGAAGCGGCGATTCCCGCCTCGATCAGCTAAAGCGCGTCGAACATCTTGCCCGCAGCACGCCGTCTCATCCCGAAAGCCTGCTGGCCGTTGCGCGGGCCGCGATCGATGCCGGCGAATTCGCCGTCGCACGCCGTGCTCTCGAGGAAGCGACCGGCAGCGCGCCGACACAGCGCGCCTGCCTTCTGATGGCGGAACTCTCGGCCAAGGATGGCAATGACCAGGGCCATGCGCGGGAGTGGATGGCACGCGCCCTCAGGGCTGCCCGCGATCCGGTTTGGACGGCTGATGGGCAGACCAGCGACGTCTGGTTGCCGGTTTCCCCTGTTACAGGCAGGCTTGATGCCTTCGAATGGAAAGTGCCGGTCGCAGAGCTCGGCGGCCCGATCCTGCATGTCGACGATGTTCTGGCGGACGCCCACGAGCCGGAAACACCGGTGATCGATATGCTGCCCGCTGCTGCGCCGGAGCCTGCCCCGGTTGAGATCGTCGCTGAGCCCGTGGTTCCTGCGCCCCCTATGGCCGAACCGGCTCCGCCGGTCGCGCAATACGCGGCAGAGGTCGAGCTGGCAGCACGCGTCCCTGAGCCTGCAAACAAGGACAGATCGGTTCCCGCTGAAACCGTCTTTCCGATCGCTCGCGCCCCCGATGATCCGGGACCGGACCAGCCAGCAACCCCACCGAAACGGCTGTCCCTTTTCGGCAGCTGACGCGATGGGTTCTTGCGGGCGCCATCCCGGCCGTGACATAGAGGGCGCAACGGTCCCGTAGCTCAGCAGGATAGAGCAGCGGTTTCCTAAACCGAAGGT
This region of Phreatobacter aquaticus genomic DNA includes:
- a CDS encoding heme biosynthesis protein HemY; the encoded protein is MIRVVLFLVLLAFLATGAAWIADQPGTVTMVWLGRQIEFEVLTGVIGLVLLAAAIMAAIGILKWLIASPAVAARSMERRRAAKGQDAITRGIVAIGAGDRRSAEKFAAEAEKLAPAAPLTLLLRAQTAQLAGDRPGAEAAFRAMIDKPETRVLGLRGLYVEAQRRSDTAAARAIADEAVKASATAGWAAQAVLEDQGRSGDWDGALTSLERQYAARVIDKDTAKRRRAVLLTAKATMLVDHDPAMAKALAIEANGLASDLVPAATLAGRLLAADGDTRKASRLLEAAWKLSPHPDLAETYAIARSGDSRLDQLKRVEHLARSTPSHPESLLAVARAAIDAGEFAVARRALEEATGSAPTQRACLLMAELSAKDGNDQGHAREWMARALRAARDPVWTADGQTSDVWLPVSPVTGRLDAFEWKVPVAELGGPILHVDDVLADAHEPETPVIDMLPAAAPEPAPVEIVAEPVVPAPPMAEPAPPVAQYAAEVELAARVPEPANKDRSVPAETVFPIARAPDDPGPDQPATPPKRLSLFGS
- a CDS encoding mitofilin family membrane protein, with translation MATDNRATGDQKQTRRGKSPVITLEATEIAAATTEQTAATVEGTEPAAGPEVAEASPSDTIPGPPEPAVPDSAPTDEPSETASGRAQPSDGDHGPASSVEQSAPALDRVAEPARTPEPPAAGFGRLVAAGLIGALLTGGLAIGAQVAGIVPGTNPPVTPDIQARLAAMDQALKDVAARPLPASAGANIAPDLAPLRQQMESAVASLERRLKALEDRPAPAVSTGTAAPAPTVDLEPLNREITALKAAMTALNQPRPPTPTAAIDPALVDQRIRAAIQPQTDRIGVLDGRLQGTNADLKALADNLQALGAKIAVLDAARGQGDALGQKAALVVGLQLLRSAADRGGPYGSELAAAKALGADTTALQPLEAAAATGLATRDALAMRFATLAPAIQRAGTPAPEGGVIDRLTASAQSLVRVRPVGETSGDDVGAVVGRVQAKLARNDLAGAIADADRLPAAAKALAQGWLTEAGARLAADTALQRTTAQALTALGTR